The Pseudarthrobacter sp. NS4 genome includes a window with the following:
- a CDS encoding FUSC family protein produces the protein MKMLAEMFSIAPANKDHHPALSCAVGVFVPLFSLVLLGRLDLAIFASFGAFTGIYGRGEPHAARFALQMRAGLLMLLVILLASLAARIEAAWGLDRSTTTWLLVLATTVVAGGCSVAISWLRLRPAGSLFHIFAFAAIASIPNQPPLWQGMLVSVLTTGFCLVIGFSSRVLPSHRTPWVRPPPIRRTPDEKRAAWLEGLGYLVAAGLAGSLATWAGERLGFGHNYWAMVAAVVPLVGHTTRHRVRRGIQRIIGTVLGLVILAGIVLLELQPWQTVLVMALCQFGAELFIIRQYLLAQVFVTPLALISTLLVVPSAPAILLRDRIIETVIGAAVGIAVVLAPDVRRRLRQRTTMA, from the coding sequence GTGAAGATGCTCGCTGAGATGTTCAGCATTGCTCCCGCCAACAAGGACCACCATCCTGCCCTGAGCTGCGCGGTAGGAGTATTTGTACCGCTCTTCTCGCTGGTACTCCTGGGGCGGCTGGACCTGGCCATCTTCGCGTCCTTCGGCGCTTTCACCGGAATCTACGGCCGCGGCGAACCCCATGCCGCCCGCTTCGCCCTGCAGATGCGGGCCGGGCTGCTGATGTTGCTGGTGATCCTCCTGGCGTCCCTTGCCGCGAGGATCGAAGCTGCTTGGGGGCTGGACCGCTCCACCACCACGTGGCTGCTGGTCCTGGCCACCACCGTGGTTGCCGGCGGCTGCTCAGTGGCGATTTCCTGGCTGCGCCTGCGCCCGGCCGGTTCCCTCTTCCACATCTTTGCCTTTGCGGCCATAGCATCCATCCCTAATCAACCACCGTTGTGGCAGGGCATGCTGGTATCGGTCCTCACCACCGGTTTCTGCCTGGTGATCGGGTTCTCCTCCCGCGTGCTGCCCAGCCACCGCACGCCGTGGGTACGGCCCCCGCCTATCCGGCGCACACCAGATGAGAAGCGGGCTGCATGGCTGGAAGGCCTCGGCTACCTGGTGGCGGCGGGGCTGGCCGGGTCCCTGGCTACGTGGGCAGGGGAACGGCTCGGATTCGGCCACAACTACTGGGCGATGGTGGCCGCCGTCGTTCCCCTGGTGGGTCACACGACCCGCCACCGGGTACGCCGTGGAATCCAAAGGATCATTGGCACTGTGCTGGGCCTGGTGATCCTGGCCGGAATAGTGCTGCTGGAACTGCAGCCATGGCAGACGGTGCTCGTCATGGCACTGTGCCAGTTCGGTGCCGAACTGTTTATCATCCGCCAGTATTTGCTGGCCCAGGTGTTCGTCACGCCGCTGGCCCTGATCTCCACACTGCTGGTGGTCCCGTCGGCACCTGCCATCCTGCTCCGGGACCGCATCATCGAAACCGTGATCGGGGCCGCCGTCGGCATCGCCGTGGTGCTGGCGCCGGACGTGCGGCGCCGGCTTCGGCAACGGACCACGATGGCCTAG
- a CDS encoding MFS transporter — MSIPNTETAAASAAGDATDATTGQPPKDGVQRRTTVRWKLFLLLLVLVAVNYIDRGSISVALPIIQKEFNLAPELVGLLLSAFFWTYALMQIPVGWLIDKFGPRKVMTASCVGWGAATAASGMAGGFLSMFIARMGIGVTEAGVMPAGGKLNAIWMHKSERGRGATILDAGAPLGAGLGGIIIAGLIASTGSWRMAFVIAGAATVLMGLAVWWYVRDNPREHRGVNEAEAAYIEASHAAEDAEAKADGSQGKRALLPYLRFRSFWAMCFGWLGFNGVFYGLLTWGPLYLAQAKGFDLKTIGWSTFLIFGAGFVGEIIGGTIADKWRASGASANRVMRTLLGISSAVVIGGLIGVTVVPDPTTAVVLLSLVMFFLRWVGLFWSIPSILGGRTNAGVLGGAMNFSGNISGFVTPIAVGLIVGATGSYTWALLYFVGSAIVMGASVLTLNYNKRLPV; from the coding sequence GTGTCTATCCCAAATACTGAAACAGCAGCGGCGTCTGCCGCTGGCGACGCCACCGATGCAACAACGGGACAGCCCCCGAAGGACGGCGTGCAAAGGCGCACCACCGTCCGCTGGAAGCTTTTCCTGCTGCTGTTGGTCCTGGTTGCCGTCAACTACATCGACCGGGGTTCCATCTCGGTTGCGCTCCCCATCATCCAGAAGGAATTCAACCTCGCCCCTGAGCTGGTGGGACTCCTGCTCTCAGCCTTCTTTTGGACCTATGCCCTGATGCAGATCCCTGTTGGCTGGCTGATCGACAAGTTCGGCCCCCGCAAGGTCATGACCGCATCCTGCGTCGGCTGGGGCGCTGCCACTGCGGCCTCAGGCATGGCAGGAGGGTTCCTCAGCATGTTCATTGCCCGCATGGGCATTGGCGTTACCGAGGCCGGAGTAATGCCCGCCGGCGGAAAGCTCAACGCCATCTGGATGCACAAGTCCGAACGTGGCCGCGGCGCAACCATCCTGGACGCCGGTGCACCGCTGGGCGCGGGCCTGGGCGGCATCATCATCGCCGGCCTGATCGCCTCCACCGGCAGCTGGCGCATGGCCTTCGTGATCGCCGGCGCTGCCACTGTCCTCATGGGCCTGGCGGTCTGGTGGTACGTCCGGGACAATCCCCGTGAACACCGCGGCGTCAACGAGGCAGAGGCCGCCTATATTGAAGCCTCCCATGCGGCCGAGGATGCCGAGGCGAAGGCAGACGGCAGCCAGGGCAAGCGTGCACTGCTCCCCTACCTGCGGTTCCGCTCCTTCTGGGCCATGTGCTTCGGCTGGCTGGGATTCAACGGAGTGTTCTACGGCCTGCTGACCTGGGGCCCGCTCTACCTGGCCCAGGCCAAGGGCTTCGACCTGAAAACCATCGGCTGGTCCACCTTCCTGATCTTCGGCGCCGGGTTCGTTGGTGAAATCATCGGCGGCACCATTGCCGACAAGTGGCGCGCATCCGGCGCCTCAGCCAACCGCGTCATGCGGACCCTGCTGGGCATCTCCAGCGCGGTGGTCATTGGCGGCCTCATCGGCGTCACGGTGGTCCCTGACCCCACCACGGCCGTAGTACTGCTCTCCCTGGTCATGTTCTTCCTGCGCTGGGTGGGCCTCTTCTGGAGCATCCCCTCCATCCTGGGCGGGCGCACCAACGCCGGCGTGCTGGGCGGGGCCATGAACTTCAGCGGCAACATCTCCGGCTTCGTTACTCCCATCGCCGTCGGGCTCATTGTGGGCGCAACCGGGTCATACACCTGGGCGCTGCTCTACTTCGTGGGATCCGCAATCGTCATGGGCGCCTCGGTCCTGACCCTGAATTACAACAAGCGGCTTCCTGTCTAA
- a CDS encoding maleate cis-trans isomerase family protein — protein sequence MPSTTRPRRIGMIVPSSNTCLEPQTYRILGGRTDVTVHFTRIPVTRIALDHSSDRQFDPAVMRDAARLLATADVDVIAWNGTSGSWLGPGHDRELAQEITDATGIPATTSTLAYLEAFRSFGTERISLFTPYTEDVNHRVMACYEREGIKTVDHRALGLSDNESFARVTDDEMRPGSRELAQAAPDALVYLCTNLYGANITAEIEEDTGIPVLDSVAVTLWHALRLAGAPLLDQRWGKLLT from the coding sequence ATGCCTTCAACAACCCGCCCCCGGCGGATCGGCATGATCGTCCCGTCTTCCAACACCTGCCTGGAGCCGCAGACGTACCGCATCCTGGGCGGCCGAACGGACGTCACCGTCCATTTCACCCGCATCCCCGTCACCCGGATCGCCCTGGACCACTCCTCTGACCGGCAGTTTGATCCCGCCGTCATGCGCGACGCTGCACGGCTGCTCGCGACGGCGGACGTGGACGTCATTGCCTGGAACGGCACCTCGGGGTCATGGCTGGGACCCGGCCACGACCGTGAGCTGGCGCAGGAAATCACGGATGCCACGGGGATCCCGGCGACCACCTCCACGCTGGCGTACCTCGAAGCGTTCCGGAGCTTCGGCACGGAGCGAATCAGCCTTTTCACGCCGTACACCGAGGACGTGAACCACCGGGTGATGGCCTGCTATGAACGGGAAGGGATCAAGACCGTGGACCACCGGGCCTTGGGCCTGAGCGACAATGAATCCTTCGCCCGGGTCACCGACGACGAGATGCGGCCCGGTTCAAGGGAACTCGCACAGGCTGCCCCCGACGCCCTTGTCTACCTGTGCACCAACCTCTACGGGGCCAACATCACGGCGGAAATCGAGGAGGACACCGGCATTCCCGTGCTGGATTCCGTGGCCGTCACGCTCTGGCACGCGCTCAGGCTCGCCGGAGCGCCGCTGCTGGACCAGCGGTGGGGCAAGCTGCTGACGTAG
- a CDS encoding amidohydrolase family protein, with translation MSNQPDLVITNATVVNALGRQEAHIVIREGRITALVDAAEAAPDAARTIDASGKLVIPGGVDGHCHVAQVTGRFRTLDDYRTTSTAALWGGTTTIIDFGIPRDAQETPLAAVLHKKELATESRCDVALHGAVISWDETVPWQLEQLAAEGVRSVKMYTTNRGTTMADGGTILKVMREMVRLDGLTYIHAEHDAIIADCTEQHAQDGRIGIGHLHRTRPELAEEVSVKETLAMAEYTTAPVYFVHQSTPGAVDLVTEARRRGLEAYSETCPHYVTLADSVYGSKFPEWFACCPPMRNAETVAALKSRLAAGAIHTMSSDHSCYDLSQKRERTDDVRAMPHGLPGVETRMPVTFTTMTSSGASVEDFVEVFSAGPARINAVPGKGRIAEGFDADLVIFDPAEERTVDGPALHMGTDFSPFDGHALTGWPAVVISNGRVVLDAEGFHDPGAAGRFITRNGFRQHQSAIPAAAAHAAAATL, from the coding sequence ATGTCCAACCAGCCAGACCTTGTCATCACCAACGCCACCGTGGTCAACGCCCTCGGCCGCCAAGAGGCCCACATTGTTATCCGGGAGGGGCGCATCACCGCGCTGGTTGACGCAGCTGAGGCCGCCCCGGACGCCGCCCGAACCATCGACGCCTCGGGGAAGCTCGTGATCCCCGGCGGCGTGGACGGCCACTGCCACGTGGCCCAGGTGACGGGCCGCTTCCGGACCCTGGACGACTACCGGACCACATCCACCGCTGCCCTCTGGGGCGGGACCACCACCATCATCGACTTCGGGATTCCCCGCGATGCCCAGGAAACACCGCTGGCAGCCGTCCTGCACAAAAAGGAACTCGCCACCGAATCCAGGTGCGATGTTGCGCTCCACGGGGCCGTGATCAGCTGGGACGAAACCGTCCCCTGGCAGCTGGAGCAGCTTGCCGCCGAGGGCGTGCGCTCCGTGAAGATGTACACCACCAACCGTGGCACCACCATGGCCGACGGCGGCACCATCCTGAAGGTCATGCGTGAAATGGTCCGGCTGGACGGCTTGACCTACATCCACGCCGAGCATGATGCGATCATTGCCGACTGCACCGAGCAGCACGCCCAGGACGGCCGTATCGGCATCGGCCACCTGCACCGGACCCGGCCCGAGCTCGCTGAGGAGGTCTCCGTCAAGGAAACGTTGGCCATGGCCGAATACACCACGGCGCCCGTCTACTTTGTCCACCAATCAACGCCGGGGGCAGTTGATCTTGTCACCGAGGCCCGGCGCCGCGGGCTTGAGGCCTACTCCGAGACCTGCCCGCATTACGTCACGCTGGCTGACTCCGTCTACGGCTCGAAATTCCCCGAGTGGTTTGCTTGCTGCCCGCCCATGCGCAACGCCGAAACGGTGGCGGCACTCAAGTCACGGCTGGCTGCCGGGGCAATTCACACCATGTCCTCCGACCACTCCTGCTACGACCTTTCACAGAAGCGCGAGCGCACGGACGACGTACGGGCCATGCCCCATGGCCTCCCTGGCGTGGAAACCCGGATGCCGGTCACCTTCACCACCATGACCTCCTCCGGTGCCAGCGTGGAAGACTTCGTGGAAGTTTTCTCCGCCGGCCCGGCACGAATCAATGCCGTACCAGGCAAAGGCCGCATCGCCGAAGGGTTCGACGCCGACCTGGTGATCTTCGACCCCGCGGAAGAGCGCACCGTGGACGGCCCGGCCCTGCACATGGGGACCGACTTCTCGCCGTTCGATGGACACGCCCTCACAGGCTGGCCCGCCGTCGTCATTTCGAACGGCCGGGTGGTGCTGGATGCCGAAGGTTTCCACGATCCCGGCGCCGCCGGGCGCTTCATCACCCGCAACGGCTTCCGCCAGCACCAGTCCGCCATCCCCGCCGCCGCCGCGCACGCCGCCGCTGCAACACTTTAG
- a CDS encoding diacylglycerol/lipid kinase family protein has translation MTAHSSTKPQRAAIIVNPAKPVDIDVRGLVAKHCVENGWGETLWFETTLEDPGVGQAKEALAQGADIVIAAGGDGTVRCVAEVLAGGDTPMGLLPLGTGNLLARNLGMDVTDYDGAMAGALLGAERKIDVVRARRSDPDDEQLFLVMAGVGYDATIMADTNQELKHKVGWLAYVDAGIRNLPGKPVKATVVIDGKTVVRRGVRSVMVGNCGKVQGGLEIFPEAKMDDGLLDVAVLAPHHGRLGWLSVLAGIIGKGRNKDTSVEYFQGKTVEIILEHKDDYQLDGDHEGQGKHVLMTMVPSALTLRM, from the coding sequence ATGACTGCCCACAGCTCCACTAAACCCCAGCGCGCTGCAATCATCGTGAACCCCGCCAAGCCGGTGGACATCGACGTACGTGGACTCGTCGCGAAGCACTGTGTCGAAAACGGCTGGGGCGAGACGCTCTGGTTCGAAACCACGCTGGAGGACCCCGGCGTCGGCCAGGCGAAGGAAGCCCTCGCCCAGGGCGCCGACATCGTCATCGCTGCCGGCGGTGACGGCACCGTACGCTGCGTCGCCGAAGTCCTCGCCGGCGGGGACACCCCAATGGGCCTGCTTCCCCTGGGTACCGGCAACCTGCTGGCCCGCAACCTGGGAATGGACGTCACGGATTACGACGGCGCCATGGCCGGGGCGCTGCTCGGTGCCGAACGGAAGATCGATGTGGTCCGCGCCCGCCGCAGCGACCCCGACGACGAGCAGCTGTTCCTGGTCATGGCCGGTGTGGGATACGACGCGACCATCATGGCCGATACCAACCAGGAGCTTAAGCACAAGGTGGGCTGGCTTGCCTACGTGGACGCCGGAATCCGGAACCTGCCGGGCAAGCCGGTGAAGGCGACAGTGGTGATCGATGGAAAAACGGTAGTGCGGCGCGGAGTCCGCAGCGTGATGGTGGGGAACTGCGGCAAGGTCCAGGGCGGCCTGGAGATTTTCCCGGAAGCCAAAATGGATGACGGCCTGCTCGACGTGGCGGTGCTGGCTCCCCACCATGGCCGGCTGGGCTGGCTCTCCGTGCTTGCCGGCATCATTGGCAAGGGGCGGAACAAGGACACCTCGGTGGAGTACTTCCAAGGCAAGACCGTGGAAATCATTCTGGAGCACAAGGACGACTACCAGTTGGACGGTGACCACGAGGGCCAGGGCAAGCACGTCCTGATGACCATGGTGCCGTCCGCACTCACCCTCCGGATGTAG
- a CDS encoding aspartate/glutamate racemase family protein: MKLLVINPNISDDVTALIESEALRSAAPGTELLVRTAGHGVEYIETRFESLIASAAVAELVAEYTRPGGESVDGVVVAAFGDPGMPALKELADVPVIGITEAALCAASLQGHRFSIIAISDRIQPWYRDCVERFGLAGRLASIRSINESLNSIGSVQQDFKDTLLALSRQAVTEDGADVVILAGAPLAGLARELREQIPVPVVDGISAGIRMTEAVVGLQSGSHRAGAFAPPPVKGRKGLSENLGAALAAAQEKAHDSAPTA, from the coding sequence ATGAAACTTCTCGTCATCAACCCCAACATCAGCGACGATGTCACTGCCCTTATTGAATCGGAAGCACTTCGTTCCGCCGCTCCCGGCACCGAACTTTTGGTCCGCACCGCCGGCCACGGCGTGGAGTACATCGAGACCCGCTTCGAGTCACTCATCGCCTCCGCAGCGGTAGCTGAACTCGTCGCCGAATACACCCGCCCCGGCGGCGAATCCGTGGACGGCGTGGTGGTGGCCGCGTTCGGCGATCCGGGAATGCCTGCCCTTAAGGAACTGGCGGACGTTCCGGTCATCGGCATCACCGAGGCCGCGCTCTGCGCCGCCTCGCTTCAGGGCCACCGCTTTTCCATCATCGCCATCTCGGACCGGATCCAGCCCTGGTACCGCGACTGCGTGGAGCGGTTCGGGCTGGCCGGACGGCTCGCCTCCATCCGGTCCATCAACGAGTCCCTGAACAGCATCGGCTCCGTCCAGCAGGACTTCAAGGACACCCTCCTGGCACTAAGCCGGCAGGCCGTAACCGAGGACGGGGCAGACGTCGTCATTCTGGCCGGCGCCCCGCTGGCCGGGCTTGCCCGCGAGCTCAGGGAACAGATTCCCGTGCCGGTGGTGGACGGCATCTCTGCAGGAATCCGGATGACCGAAGCTGTTGTGGGCCTGCAGTCCGGGTCCCACCGCGCCGGCGCCTTCGCTCCCCCACCCGTCAAGGGACGTAAAGGGCTCTCCGAAAACCTCGGCGCCGCGCTTGCCGCAGCACAGGAGAAGGCCCACGATTCCGCACCCACTGCCTAG
- a CDS encoding 4-hydroxybenzoate 3-monooxygenase, translating to MAARKIISTRVAIMGAGPAGLMLSHLLAKAGIDSTVIEVRSHKEISETVRAGILEHGTVNLLVDSGVSDRVLRDGDRHDGIELRFNGESHRVDFKDLVGESVWLYPQTDVFLDLAARRKADGGDVRYSVTDTTVHDLEGKPKVWFTDAEGVEFEIQADFLVGADGSRSHCRFQIPEAHRKWYFHEYPFAWFGILAEAPRSSDELIYANSANGFALISQRTETVQRMYFQCDPRENVANWDDDRIWAEFRSRVNGNGFELKEGPVIEKMVLPFRSFVHTPMRHGNLFLAGDAAHTVPPTGAKGLNLAIHDVKVLFEGLDSHYNSGSDRLLEAYSDRALERVWKAQQFSYWMTTMLHTPADADDFSRARQLGELSSVVSSRHGLAYLAEAYTGWPGAR from the coding sequence ATGGCAGCACGCAAGATCATCTCTACCCGGGTGGCCATCATGGGTGCCGGTCCTGCCGGGCTGATGCTCTCCCACCTGCTGGCGAAAGCCGGCATCGACTCCACGGTGATCGAGGTCCGCAGCCACAAGGAGATCTCCGAAACCGTCCGCGCCGGCATCCTCGAACACGGCACGGTCAACCTGCTGGTGGACAGCGGAGTCTCGGACCGGGTGCTGCGTGACGGAGACCGGCACGACGGCATCGAACTGCGCTTCAACGGCGAAAGCCACCGCGTGGACTTCAAAGACCTGGTGGGGGAGTCCGTCTGGCTGTATCCCCAGACGGACGTTTTCCTGGACCTCGCCGCCCGCAGGAAGGCCGACGGCGGTGACGTCCGCTACAGCGTCACGGACACCACCGTGCATGACCTGGAAGGAAAGCCGAAGGTCTGGTTCACGGACGCCGAGGGCGTGGAGTTCGAGATCCAGGCCGACTTCCTGGTGGGTGCGGACGGTTCCCGCAGCCACTGCCGGTTCCAGATCCCCGAGGCGCACCGCAAATGGTACTTCCACGAATACCCCTTCGCATGGTTCGGCATCCTCGCCGAGGCCCCGCGCAGTTCCGATGAACTGATCTATGCCAACTCCGCCAACGGCTTCGCCCTGATCAGCCAGCGAACGGAAACCGTGCAGCGGATGTACTTCCAGTGCGACCCCAGGGAAAACGTTGCCAACTGGGATGACGACCGGATCTGGGCCGAGTTCCGCAGCCGGGTGAACGGCAACGGCTTCGAACTCAAGGAAGGCCCGGTCATCGAGAAGATGGTGCTGCCGTTCCGCAGCTTTGTCCACACCCCGATGCGCCACGGCAACCTCTTCCTGGCGGGTGACGCGGCGCACACCGTTCCGCCCACCGGTGCCAAGGGCCTGAACCTGGCGATCCATGACGTCAAAGTCCTCTTCGAAGGACTCGACAGCCACTACAACTCCGGCTCGGACCGCCTGCTGGAGGCCTACAGCGACCGCGCCCTGGAACGGGTATGGAAGGCGCAGCAGTTCTCCTACTGGATGACCACCATGCTGCACACCCCGGCTGACGCCGACGACTTCTCCCGCGCCCGCCAACTCGGCGAACTCAGCTCCGTGGTCTCCTCACGGCACGGACTGGCCTACCTCGCCGAGGCCTACACCGGCTGGCCTGGCGCCCGCTGA
- a CDS encoding IclR family transcriptional regulator translates to MANSRSGDSVVDRIVRLISAFPQDVSALQLSELSVRAGLPLTTTHRLVRQLAGHGLLEAGPDGMVRPGLRLWELVNRTSPTLALRQAAMPFMEDIQQVLNQNVNLAVLDGWEALFVERLSRRGSVANRAQVAGRMPIHISSAGLALMGHQDKALQAEYLGQFADPDGKVTREAIRALLSETSRQGFAQLAGVVDPDTWGIAVPVLNRRQRAVASLGVVVPLREVRLQALVPALQTAARGISRSLGDS, encoded by the coding sequence GTGGCGAATTCGAGGTCCGGTGATTCGGTGGTGGACCGGATCGTCCGGCTCATCTCAGCCTTTCCGCAGGATGTGAGCGCCCTGCAGCTGTCCGAGCTTTCCGTCCGTGCGGGCCTGCCACTCACCACCACCCACCGGCTGGTCCGGCAGCTGGCGGGGCATGGCCTCCTGGAGGCCGGCCCCGACGGCATGGTGCGGCCCGGGCTGCGGCTGTGGGAGCTGGTGAACCGGACCTCCCCAACCCTTGCCTTGAGGCAGGCGGCGATGCCGTTCATGGAAGACATCCAGCAGGTGCTCAACCAGAACGTGAACCTGGCGGTGCTGGACGGGTGGGAGGCGCTCTTCGTGGAAAGGCTGTCAAGGCGGGGATCCGTGGCCAACCGTGCCCAGGTGGCCGGCAGGATGCCCATCCACATCTCTTCGGCAGGGCTGGCGCTTATGGGGCACCAGGACAAGGCCCTGCAGGCTGAATATCTTGGGCAGTTCGCGGACCCCGACGGGAAGGTCACCAGGGAAGCCATCCGGGCGCTGCTCAGCGAAACTTCCCGCCAGGGCTTCGCCCAGCTGGCTGGCGTCGTGGATCCCGACACCTGGGGCATCGCCGTCCCCGTGCTCAACCGCAGGCAACGGGCGGTGGCGTCCCTCGGCGTCGTGGTTCCCTTGCGCGAGGTGCGCCTTCAAGCACTGGTGCCCGCGCTACAGACTGCCGCCCGCGGCATTTCCCGCAGCCTAGGTGATTCCTGA
- a CDS encoding GntR family transcriptional regulator — MLTAEDTQDKERPLREAVRDTLRTRIFEGHYAPGTRLVERDLAAEFSVSRLPVREALRMLRQEGLVSDRGARGAEVSTLSPKDVEDLFDVRQSLEVLACRLAAIRATREDLTHLKDLLDSAESLLAKGAVMEAHRANSEFHDAITGIADNNFLKSALEPLQGRMHWLFRHVADLPELIQEHRELYAAIASGDPDRAAAKSASHIGKYREQFPEDFKKTEPEFHRKKK, encoded by the coding sequence ATGCTTACTGCAGAAGACACCCAGGACAAGGAACGCCCGCTCCGCGAGGCTGTCCGGGATACGCTCCGCACCCGGATTTTCGAAGGACACTACGCTCCCGGCACGCGGTTGGTGGAACGCGACCTTGCAGCAGAATTCTCCGTTTCCCGGCTGCCGGTCCGTGAAGCCCTTCGCATGCTCCGCCAGGAAGGCCTCGTCAGCGACCGGGGTGCGAGGGGGGCCGAGGTCAGCACGCTCAGCCCCAAAGACGTGGAGGACCTCTTCGATGTCCGACAGTCCCTGGAAGTCCTGGCATGCCGGCTGGCCGCCATACGGGCCACCCGGGAGGACCTCACTCACCTGAAAGACCTCCTGGACAGCGCGGAGAGCCTCCTTGCCAAAGGCGCGGTTATGGAAGCCCACCGAGCCAACAGTGAGTTCCATGACGCCATCACCGGCATCGCTGACAACAACTTCCTCAAATCAGCACTCGAACCCCTCCAGGGCCGCATGCACTGGCTCTTCCGGCATGTCGCCGACCTGCCGGAACTCATCCAGGAACACCGTGAACTGTATGCCGCCATCGCAAGCGGCGACCCCGACCGGGCAGCCGCCAAGTCTGCTTCCCACATCGGCAAGTACCGCGAACAGTTCCCCGAGGACTTCAAGAAGACCGAACCAGAATTTCACCGGAAGAAGAAATGA
- a CDS encoding ABC transporter permease, translated as MSSTPVRGMLRSPFVLIVGVVLTWFIAAFLVWPNVNVLMATFFPDGSFSGRAAEKLFSSQRAMKALGNSFLLAIALSITVNLVGIFIVLVTHYFRIRGSRILFLGYASTFIYGGIVLAAGYKFIYGDKGIVTSLLVKVFPGMDPAWFSGFFAVLVVMTFATTTNHMLFVANALKGIDYQTIEAARNLGASTWTILRRIVLPMLKPTLFAVTILSFLTGLGALSAPQVLGGRDFQTITPMILTFTNSPTSRDLAALLAVILGVATILMLAVMSRMEKGGTYFSVSKVSSELQKQQITSPVANAAVHAVAYLLFAVYTLPVLLIVLYSFADGAAIQTGQLTPGNLTLDNYVRVLTQQSGLRPFIVSVVYSALAALIAVGGLLFVARLLQKHRNWVASVFEYLLHIPWILPSALLALGLIISYDHPNPLVGGAVLTGTTVILLIAFVTVKIPFTLRMLKASFASVNSSLEEAAAIMGAKTLYVFRRILLPLVLPAAAAITALNFNSLLDDYDTAIFLAHPLVQPLGLVIKANTDGAEGVEGVANTFVYTVLLMVITGVTMYLVYGRSARRKGRRGLPAVPPAAPVAAPPLSDASVSGEDSKLPAAPVR; from the coding sequence ATGAGCAGCACTCCGGTCCGCGGGATGCTCCGCTCGCCCTTCGTGCTGATAGTGGGCGTTGTGCTCACCTGGTTCATTGCCGCGTTCCTGGTGTGGCCCAACGTGAACGTCCTCATGGCCACGTTCTTCCCGGACGGCAGCTTTTCCGGGCGGGCGGCGGAGAAGCTCTTTTCGTCCCAGCGCGCCATGAAAGCGCTGGGCAACAGTTTCCTGCTCGCAATCGCGTTGTCCATCACCGTGAACCTGGTGGGGATATTTATAGTCCTGGTGACGCATTACTTCCGCATCCGGGGCTCACGGATCCTCTTCCTTGGCTACGCCTCCACGTTCATTTACGGCGGCATCGTGCTGGCCGCGGGGTACAAGTTCATCTACGGGGACAAGGGGATTGTCACCTCCCTGCTGGTGAAGGTGTTTCCCGGCATGGATCCGGCCTGGTTCTCGGGATTTTTCGCGGTCCTGGTGGTGATGACCTTTGCCACCACTACCAACCACATGCTGTTCGTTGCCAACGCGCTGAAGGGGATCGACTACCAGACCATAGAGGCCGCGCGGAACCTGGGCGCCTCCACCTGGACCATCCTGCGGCGGATCGTGCTGCCGATGCTCAAGCCCACGCTGTTCGCCGTGACCATCCTGTCCTTCCTCACCGGGCTTGGGGCCCTCAGCGCTCCGCAGGTTCTGGGCGGGCGCGATTTCCAGACCATCACGCCGATGATCCTGACATTCACCAACAGCCCCACGTCACGTGACCTCGCCGCGCTGCTGGCCGTGATCCTGGGCGTAGCCACCATCCTGATGCTCGCGGTGATGTCCCGCATGGAGAAGGGCGGCACCTACTTCTCGGTGTCCAAGGTCTCCTCCGAGCTGCAGAAGCAGCAGATCACCAGCCCCGTGGCCAATGCTGCGGTGCACGCGGTGGCGTACCTGCTGTTCGCCGTGTATACGCTGCCGGTGCTGCTCATAGTGCTGTATTCATTCGCGGACGGTGCCGCCATCCAGACCGGACAGCTCACGCCAGGCAACCTGACCCTGGACAACTACGTGCGGGTCCTTACCCAGCAGTCAGGGCTGCGGCCGTTCATCGTCAGCGTGGTGTACAGCGCGCTGGCCGCGCTCATCGCCGTCGGCGGGCTGCTGTTCGTGGCGCGGCTGCTGCAGAAGCACAGGAACTGGGTGGCCTCGGTCTTTGAATACCTGCTCCACATTCCCTGGATCCTGCCCTCGGCGCTGCTGGCCCTTGGCCTGATCATCAGCTACGACCACCCCAACCCCCTGGTGGGCGGCGCAGTGCTCACCGGCACCACTGTGATCCTGCTGATCGCCTTTGTCACCGTGAAGATCCCGTTCACGCTCCGCATGCTCAAGGCTTCGTTTGCCTCGGTGAACTCTTCGCTGGAGGAGGCGGCAGCCATCATGGGCGCCAAGACGCTCTATGTGTTCCGGCGGATCCTCCTCCCGCTCGTGCTGCCCGCGGCCGCCGCCATTACCGCCTTGAACTTCAACAGCCTGCTGGACGACTACGACACCGCCATCTTCCTGGCCCACCCGCTGGTCCAGCCCCTGGGTCTGGTTATCAAGGCGAACACAGACGGGGCCGAGGGAGTGGAAGGCGTTGCCAATACTTTTGTCTACACCGTGCTCCTGATGGTGATCACCGGCGTCACCATGTACTTGGTCTATGGCAGATCAGCGCGCCGCAAGGGCAGGAGGGGCCTGCCGGCCGTTCCACCGGCCGCACCTGTCGCGGCGCCGCCACTCTCCGATGCCTCCGTGTCCGGCGAGGACAGCAAGCTGCCTGCGGCCCCCGTGCGTTGA